A genomic stretch from Plasmodium cynomolgi strain B DNA, chromosome 8, whole genome shotgun sequence includes:
- a CDS encoding VIR-like CYIR protein (putative), which yields MDEVEVETFNVNQFIKEESIDLRNLELNKFYRKLDKYLVNGTNKSYYCNTGISDPKIRNLCYSLENRIFEDWNNICPTLGSSIHKCYDYLNYWLYGKLSEYNTQPLDSFLFYQGLKNIFTDKFTSAPTGTYNKHFQQVTYQDTLKNKKELYDFSEYYDYIISVINGKSCQYVLHILQLYDNLKNEYSSELSKSYVKEFKFFQNKINTESKLTSLIEKCGMYYTPSASERGDDERSPLLKKNVKVEKPIHVQMPWDLNMNTIQAELPSKEIYDKLNRVEESIKYDNYCKNIDTTNHELKPLCRKIVRNLKNISENKIMQTLNYGDRCLHFIFWAYDEIGKKFNWSWRNVYSIPEAKGLFDVWSKVSMEAMKSGNTHRAHMASHDINRHCIMRDRTGSCIKHKFITGTEDSYALENYKTCLFYINCSSNECKEMKALYDYFYNFSDIKNKVTTNSTCSMYNTYLNYIAKLYEKYRKSSYGDCCLRGDCDDFFKCDEDLNPKNLQQLSVCGNVQGYGPRGLTSRAGQGTYEVSHRSRHDQRNPDDIFSYDIDPSYYDEDFYGLEYIDDERVSDTVHAAQDQSAGNNWRLFDFSGYKINXDYLL from the exons ATGGATGAGGTGGAAGTGGAAACATTTAATGTAAATCAGTTTATAAAAGAGGAG AGTATCGATTTGAGGAATTTGgagttaaataaattttataggAAGTTAGATAAATATTTGGTTAATGGTACCAATAAATCTTATTATTGTAATACTGGTATCAGTGACCCGAAAATACGTAATCTTTGTTATTCACTTGAAAATAGGATATTTGAGGATTGGAATAATATATGTCCTACATTAGGAAGTTCGATACATAAGTGTTATGATTATCTGAATTATTGGCTATATGGTAAACTATCAGAATATAATACTCAGCCTTTAGATTCATTTCTGTTTTACCAAggattgaaaaatatttttacagatAAATTTACTAGTGCGCCAACTGGCACATACAATAAACATTTTCAACAGGTAACATACCAAGAtacgttaaaaaataaaaaagaattatacgATTTTTCAGAGTATTATGATTATATAATTAGTGTTATCAATG ggaaatccTGCCAGTACGTATTGCATATTTTGCAATTATATGATAAtctcaaaaatgaatacagtAGTGAATTATCTAAAAGTTATGTCAAAGAATTCaagttttttcaaaataaaattaatacaGAAAGCAAGTTAACTTCGTTAATAGAAAAATGTGGCATGTATTATACACCTAGTGCATCTGAGAGAGGTGATGATGAAAGGAGTCCcctactaaaaaaaaatgttaaagtAGAAAAGCCAATACATGTTCAGATGCCTTGGGACCTTAATATG AATACCATCCAAGCAGAATTACCTTCAAAGGAAATATACGACAAACTTAATAGGGTGGAAGAATCGATCAAATATGATAActattgcaaaaatattgataCAACGAATCATGAGCTAAAACCCCTTTGTAGAAAAATtgtaagaaatttaaaaaatatatcagaaaataaaataatgcaaaCTCTAAATTACGGAGATCGTTGTCtgcatttcattttctgGGCTTATGAtgaaatagggaaaaaatttaattggtCCTGGAGAAATGTTTACAGTATACCTGAAGCAAAAGGTCTTTTTGATGTATGGAGTAAAGTTAGTATGGAAGCAATGAAAAGTGGAAATACCCATAGAGCACATATGGCAAGCCATGACATCAATCGTCATTGCATAATGAGAGATCGTACGGGTTCTTgtataaaacataaatttataacaGGGACAGAAGATAGTTATGCGTTAGAAAACTATAAAACGTGTTTGTTTTACATTAACTGTTCTTCTAATGAATGTAAGGAAATGAAAGCTttgtatgattatttttacaattttagtgatatcaaaaataaagttaCTACTAACAGTACGTGCTCAATGTATAACACGTATCTTAATTATATTGCTAAgctatatgaaaaatataggaAGTCTTCTTATGGTGATTGCTGTTTAAGGGGCGATTGTGATGACTTTTTCAAATGTGATGAGGATTTAAATCCGAAGAATTTGCAACAGTTATCAGTATGTGGTAATGTCCAAGGATATGGTCCACGAGGTTTAACTTCACGTGCTGGTCAGGGTACATATGAAGTTTCTCATCGTTCTAGGCATGACCAGAGAAATCCAgatgatatattttcttatgATATAGATCCTTCTTATTACGATGAAGACTTTTACGGATTAGAGTATATAGATGATGAACGAGTTAGTGACACAGTGCATGCGGCTCAAGATCAAAGCGCAGGAAATAATTGGCGGTTATTCGATTTTtcaggttataaaataaatNAAGATTATTTACTATAA